In Rahnella aquatilis CIP 78.65 = ATCC 33071, one DNA window encodes the following:
- a CDS encoding SLC13 family permease — MTGELLWVVTLLAIAMVLFARNTLRMDIVALLVIIAFVLSGTLTINEALAGFSDPNVILIAALFVVGHGLVRTGVAYQVGDWLMKVAGNSETRMLVLLMLTVAGLGAFMSSTGVVAIFIPVVISVSARMKTSPARLMMPLSFAGLISGMMTLVATPPNMVVNSELLREGFDGFGFFGVTPVGLVVLVMGIGYMLIARRWLSSEDASRGQQRWKRRTFRDLIRDYHLTGRARRVTIRPGSPLVGRTLDDVHLRSRYGANVVGIERWRKFRRVMVSATGNTELFARDVLLLDMSDPEISIRQFCTDEMLEPMVLRGEYFSEQSRDVGMAEVSLIPDSELLGKTLRDVAFRSTYGLNVVGIRRQGEALEGKLVDDQLQLGDMLLVIGDWKLIRQLQQQMHDFIVLNLPAEVEEVAPALSQAPHALFCLALMVALMLTDDVPNAIAAIIACMLMGKFRCITMEGAYKAIHWPSLLLIVGMMPFALALQKTGGVALIVKGLMEVSGGYGPYMMLLSLFILCAVIGLFISNTATAVLMAPIAIAAAHQMGVSPYPFTMIIAIAASAAFMTPVSSPVNTLVMVPGNYKFADFIRIGVPFTLMVMVVSVFLVPVLFPF, encoded by the coding sequence TTGACCGGTGAATTACTGTGGGTCGTCACGTTGCTGGCTATTGCGATGGTGCTGTTCGCACGCAATACACTGCGAATGGATATTGTCGCGTTGCTGGTCATTATTGCTTTTGTGCTCAGCGGCACGCTGACTATCAATGAAGCACTGGCCGGATTCAGTGATCCGAATGTTATTTTGATCGCGGCGCTGTTTGTGGTCGGACACGGGCTGGTGAGAACCGGTGTGGCGTATCAGGTCGGTGACTGGCTGATGAAAGTGGCGGGTAACAGTGAAACGCGGATGCTGGTTTTGCTGATGCTTACCGTCGCTGGTCTCGGCGCTTTTATGAGTTCCACCGGCGTGGTCGCGATCTTCATTCCTGTGGTGATCAGCGTCTCGGCGCGCATGAAAACCTCTCCCGCACGGCTGATGATGCCACTCAGTTTCGCCGGGCTTATCAGCGGCATGATGACGCTGGTCGCCACGCCGCCGAACATGGTGGTCAACAGCGAACTGCTGCGTGAAGGATTCGACGGTTTTGGTTTCTTTGGCGTCACGCCTGTCGGGCTGGTGGTGCTGGTGATGGGGATCGGATACATGCTGATTGCCCGTCGCTGGCTGTCATCAGAAGATGCATCACGGGGGCAGCAGCGCTGGAAGCGGCGAACCTTCCGGGATTTGATCCGTGATTATCACCTGACCGGCCGGGCGCGTCGCGTCACTATCCGTCCGGGGTCGCCTCTGGTCGGGCGCACACTTGATGATGTGCATCTGCGTTCCCGTTATGGCGCAAACGTGGTGGGCATTGAACGCTGGCGTAAATTTCGCCGCGTGATGGTCAGCGCGACGGGGAATACCGAACTGTTTGCCCGCGACGTGTTACTGCTCGATATGTCGGATCCTGAAATCTCCATCAGGCAATTTTGCACCGACGAAATGCTCGAGCCTATGGTGCTACGCGGCGAGTATTTCTCTGAACAATCGAGGGATGTCGGGATGGCCGAAGTGTCGTTAATTCCTGATTCCGAACTGCTCGGCAAAACGCTGCGTGACGTTGCCTTCCGTTCGACCTATGGCCTGAACGTTGTCGGGATCCGCCGTCAGGGTGAAGCACTGGAAGGCAAGCTGGTAGACGACCAACTGCAGCTTGGCGATATGTTACTGGTGATCGGTGACTGGAAATTGATCCGCCAGCTTCAGCAACAAATGCATGATTTTATTGTGCTTAATCTCCCCGCCGAAGTGGAGGAAGTCGCGCCTGCCCTGAGTCAGGCACCGCATGCGCTGTTTTGTCTGGCACTGATGGTTGCGCTGATGCTCACCGACGATGTGCCTAATGCTATCGCCGCCATTATCGCCTGTATGCTGATGGGTAAATTCCGTTGTATCACGATGGAAGGTGCCTATAAAGCCATTCACTGGCCAAGTTTGCTGCTGATAGTCGGGATGATGCCTTTTGCACTGGCACTGCAAAAAACCGGCGGTGTGGCGCTGATTGTGAAGGGATTAATGGAGGTCAGCGGCGGCTACGGGCCGTATATGATGCTGCTGAGTTTATTTATTCTCTGCGCCGTCATCGGGCTGTTTATTTCCAATACGGCCACCGCCGTACTGATGGCACCGATCGCGATCGCGGCGGCACACCAGATGGGCGTTTCACCTTATCCGTTCACCATGATCATCGCGATTGCTGCCTCAGCTGCCTTTATGACACCGGTGTCGTCACCGGTGAACACGCTGGTGATGGTGCCGGGCAACTACAAATTCGCTGACTTTATCCGCATCGGCGTGCCGTTTACGCTGATGGTGATGGTGGTCAGCGTGTTCCTGGTACCGGTGCTGTTTCCGTTCTGA